A part of Clarias gariepinus isolate MV-2021 ecotype Netherlands chromosome 14, CGAR_prim_01v2, whole genome shotgun sequence genomic DNA contains:
- the LOC128540816 gene encoding acyl-CoA desaturase 1-like, whose product MRDMSNGPTALLEDECDLVHTPTNSHSPRRDVPRVVVWRNVVLMSVLHAAAVYSLLLIPSASPYTLLWTLFCFVFSALGITAGAHRLWSHRSYKASLPLRIFLALGNSMAFQNDIYEWSRDHRVHHKYSETDADPHNATRGFFFSHIGWLLVRKHPDVIENGKKLEFTDLKNDRVVMIQKRFYKSSVVVLCFVIPAVLPWFLWAESLSVGFFLPAILRYTLVLNATWLVNSAAHMWGNRPYDVNINPRENRFVAFSAIGEGFHNYHHTFPYDYGTSEFGYKLNFTTWFIDFMCVLGLAKDRRRVPVELVMARAKRTGDGSHRSG is encoded by the exons ATGAGGGACATGTCCAATGGTCCAACTGCTCTGTTGGAGGACGAGTGTGATCTCGTACACACTCCCACAAACTCCCACAGCCCGCGCAGGGACGTTCCCAGGGTGGTGGTGTGGAGGAACGTGGTGTTGATGAGTGTTCTTCACGCCGCGGCCGTGTACTCACTCCTGCTCATCCCCTCGGCTTCACCGTACACACTGCTGTGGA ctttgttctgttttgtgttTAGTGCACTGGGTATAACTGCAGGAGCGCACAGACTGTGGAGTCACAGATCATATAAAGCCTCACTGCCTTTAAGAATCTTCCTCGCTCTCGGTAACTCCATGGCGTTTcag AATGATATTTATGAGTGGTCCAGAGACCATCGCGTGCATCATAAATATTCCGAGACGGACGCGGACCCCCACAATGCCACTCGGGGATTCTTCTTTTCTCACATCGGCTGGCTGTTGGTGAGGAAACACCCCGACGTCATCGAGAATGGAAAGAAGCTGGAGTTTACTGACCTAAAGAATGACCGAGTCGTGATGATCCAGAAAAG GTTCTATAAGTCCTCTGTGGTAGTGTTGTGCTTTGTGATCCCGGCAGTGTTGCCATGGTTCCTGTGGGCGGAGTCCCTGtcggtgggtttttttttacctgccaTCCTCAGATACACGCTGGTGCTAAATGCCACCTGGTTAGTGAACAGCGCTGCTCACATGTGGGGAAACCGACCTTATGACGTGAACATCAACCCGCGGGAGAATCGCTTTGTCGCCTTTAGCGCCATCG GTGAAGGTTTCCATAACTACCACCACACCTTCCCGTACGACTACGGCACCAGTGAGTTTGGCTACAAACTAAACTTTACCACCTGGTTCATCgactttatgtgtgtgttgggtcTGGCTAAAGACCGCCGCCGCGTCCCCGTTGAGCTCGTCATGGCTCGTGCCAAACGTACTGGCGACGGGAGTCACAGGAGCGGGTAA